A genomic window from Cloacibacillus evryensis DSM 19522 includes:
- a CDS encoding shikimate dehydrogenase, translating to MTYQKREIPVSVDTRIAALIGWPLGHSASPRMHNGAYAAMGLDAIYLPVSVEPGDMAAVVGAMAAMGYMGCNVTIPYKVKVMELLDELDPSAAGAGAVNTVLFKGDRRIGYNTDGTGFVRALRERAGFEPQGKRCLIVGAGGAARGVASALAAAGCEKFYIANRTAEKAGRLAADLNSRRCGLAEAAALDGRNIRLALDSVDFVVNTTSLGMWPDIDAAALDAALLQPRHLVCDVVYNPRETRLLREASARGCRTLDGLWMLVYQGAEAVRIWTGEEPPVDTMAESCEKFLAGLQKRPGDGAEPDRAA from the coding sequence ATGACATATCAGAAGAGAGAAATACCAGTTTCAGTTGATACGAGGATAGCGGCGCTCATCGGCTGGCCGCTCGGTCATTCGGCTTCGCCGCGGATGCATAACGGCGCGTACGCCGCCATGGGGCTTGACGCCATATACCTTCCGGTTTCGGTAGAACCCGGAGACATGGCGGCGGTGGTCGGGGCGATGGCGGCGATGGGCTATATGGGCTGCAATGTGACGATACCGTATAAGGTAAAGGTCATGGAGCTGCTGGACGAACTGGACCCTTCGGCGGCCGGGGCCGGCGCGGTGAACACGGTGCTCTTCAAGGGGGACCGCAGGATCGGTTACAACACCGACGGGACCGGCTTTGTACGCGCGCTGAGGGAAAGGGCGGGATTTGAGCCGCAGGGGAAGAGGTGCCTCATCGTCGGGGCCGGCGGCGCGGCGCGCGGCGTGGCCTCGGCGTTGGCGGCTGCCGGCTGTGAAAAGTTTTATATCGCCAATAGGACGGCGGAAAAGGCCGGACGGCTTGCCGCGGATTTGAATTCGCGCCGCTGCGGGCTTGCGGAAGCGGCGGCGCTTGACGGCCGGAACATCAGACTGGCGCTTGACAGCGTTGATTTCGTCGTGAACACGACCTCTTTGGGGATGTGGCCCGACATCGACGCGGCAGCCCTTGATGCCGCTCTGCTTCAGCCGCGCCACTTGGTCTGCGACGTCGTCTATAACCCGCGCGAAACGCGTCTGCTGCGCGAAGCCTCCGCGCGCGGCTGCCGGACGCTGGACGGGCTGTGGATGTTGGTTTATCAGGGAGCCGAGGCCGTGCGTATCTGGACCGGAGAGGAGCCGCCGGTCGATACGATGGCCGAGAGCTGCGAAAAATTCCTCGCGGGGCTGCAAAAGAGGCCGGGTGACGGCGCAGAGCCGGACAGGGCGGCTTAA
- a CDS encoding DMT family transporter, whose translation MKNNYTRGVLMALGTAVLWGGMSPLAKFIGNQGVSMVSVMCYRAVLVVLLMSAWLRHSLGAGWYRIDRRLMRIYILLGFLTVVMNACGFMVSCFYLTVPQALMIHYTFPLVTMAGSYFITREQPSLTQIAAGFMIIGGLYVGFMGTEGGMLSVSPAGLLWAAASLIGLSGQTLVSRRILKGGATNPLIQLFYIHLFGGAMLIAGKSALMGWSDLKAVDGAVFALMQYSALGAGLLGFGFMFNALKFISASLVSLICTLELVFALIITPLVLGLYPTGCELAGCAIIMAAVACATMRKNRAG comes from the coding sequence ATGAAAAACAACTATACGCGCGGCGTGCTGATGGCTCTCGGCACCGCCGTGCTCTGGGGCGGCATGAGCCCGCTTGCGAAGTTTATCGGGAATCAGGGGGTAAGCATGGTCTCCGTGATGTGTTACCGCGCGGTGCTCGTCGTGCTGCTGATGTCCGCGTGGCTCCGGCACAGCCTCGGCGCGGGCTGGTACAGGATAGATCGCCGCCTTATGCGTATATATATACTGCTTGGTTTCCTGACCGTCGTCATGAACGCCTGCGGCTTCATGGTCTCCTGCTTTTATCTTACCGTCCCCCAGGCCCTTATGATCCATTATACCTTTCCGCTTGTGACGATGGCCGGCTCCTACTTCATAACCCGCGAACAACCCTCCCTAACGCAGATCGCCGCGGGCTTCATGATAATCGGCGGCCTCTATGTCGGCTTCATGGGCACGGAGGGAGGAATGCTCTCCGTCTCACCGGCAGGCCTGCTGTGGGCCGCCGCCTCGCTGATCGGCCTCTCGGGACAGACGCTCGTCTCACGGAGAATACTGAAGGGCGGCGCGACCAATCCGCTGATCCAGCTCTTTTACATACATTTGTTCGGCGGCGCGATGCTCATCGCCGGGAAATCGGCGCTGATGGGATGGTCCGATCTCAAGGCGGTCGACGGGGCGGTGTTCGCCCTGATGCAGTATTCCGCGCTGGGCGCCGGCCTTTTGGGGTTCGGCTTCATGTTCAACGCGCTGAAATTCATCTCTGCCTCGCTGGTCAGCCTCATCTGCACGCTCGAACTGGTCTTTGCGCTCATCATAACTCCGCTCGTCCTCGGTCTATATCCGACCGGCTGCGAACTGGCGGGCTGCGCGATTATAATGGCCGCGGTCGCCTGCGCTACGATGCGGAAAAATAGAGCAGGGTAA
- a CDS encoding LysR substrate-binding domain-containing protein, translated as MTLQQLTYFCAVARLLSFRRASEELLISQSTISISISNLETELGVPLFKREKRSIALTKYGRLYYEQITPMLESLTAINIKMKRLASETEGDINVAYNPPWSYGFVPRLARDFLCRKENEKIVFNFKQLNSPKIIDGLKDGLFDIGFCTTEKELPDLALFPLFKQEMAVIVPADHALAERESICLQEIAPYPYILYDEESGLRRLVEKILKGAGVSPKVAYEAPDEEAIFSLVSAGFGVAFVAVTDALKKLSVRTLRIDGVHANCTLYMAHNVNRYLPPAAIRFMNHIKLCSKQGLIAEFKR; from the coding sequence ATGACGCTGCAGCAGCTGACATATTTCTGTGCCGTCGCCCGTCTGCTGAGCTTCCGAAGGGCCTCGGAAGAGCTGCTGATCTCGCAGTCTACTATCAGCATCTCGATCTCCAACTTGGAGACCGAGCTCGGCGTGCCTCTTTTTAAGCGCGAAAAGCGCAGCATCGCCCTTACAAAATACGGCCGCCTCTACTATGAGCAGATAACGCCGATGCTCGAATCGCTCACCGCGATCAACATAAAGATGAAGCGGCTGGCGAGCGAGACGGAGGGCGACATCAACGTCGCCTACAATCCACCGTGGAGCTACGGCTTCGTACCGCGGCTCGCGCGCGATTTTTTGTGCCGGAAAGAGAACGAGAAGATAGTCTTCAACTTCAAACAGCTGAACTCTCCGAAGATAATAGACGGCCTCAAAGATGGGCTCTTCGACATCGGTTTCTGCACCACCGAGAAGGAGCTGCCCGATTTGGCGCTGTTTCCCCTTTTCAAACAGGAGATGGCCGTCATCGTCCCCGCGGACCACGCTCTCGCGGAGAGGGAGAGCATATGCCTTCAGGAGATAGCCCCCTATCCCTACATACTTTATGACGAGGAATCGGGGCTAAGGAGGCTCGTGGAGAAGATACTGAAGGGCGCCGGAGTGTCTCCGAAGGTGGCCTACGAGGCGCCCGATGAAGAGGCGATATTTTCCCTCGTCTCCGCCGGATTCGGGGTGGCCTTCGTCGCGGTCACCGACGCCCTGAAAAAACTTAGCGTCAGGACCCTGAGGATCGACGGAGTCCACGCGAACTGCACGCTCTACATGGCCCATAATGTGAACAGGTATCTGCCTCCGGCGGCGATCCGCTTCATGAATCACATAAAACTGTGCTCAAAACAGGGGCTCATCGCGGAATTCAAAAGATAA
- a CDS encoding tripartite tricarboxylate transporter substrate binding protein — protein sequence MKKLLLTVLFAALMAQAAFAAYPEKNIQGIIMWGAGGAMDNVARAITPIAGKELGKTVIMQNKTGATGAIATTFVNNLPADGYTLLFGAENPNLYKVTGLAKIDYADFDPVLLMMANVGVVVVPKDSPYKTFKELIDAAKSGKTVKMGSTGPGGLPFVATTMIEKVHGVKFPQIQFDGEGPAVTAIMGKHIDAVAVGLLSCANFINAGNVRALAVISPERVQAVKQVPAITEFYAKEYKPYLPWGAFFGVFVKKGTPKAAYDTLQKAYLKAYKDPKFDEFAKTMGGVKLGLTGDAARKYINQNQSVSSWLLYDAGGAKESPEKFGIPRPAHK from the coding sequence TTCGCGGCCTATCCTGAGAAGAACATCCAGGGGATCATTATGTGGGGCGCGGGAGGAGCGATGGACAACGTCGCGCGCGCGATAACGCCGATAGCGGGCAAAGAGCTCGGAAAGACGGTCATCATGCAGAATAAGACCGGGGCGACGGGCGCGATAGCCACGACCTTTGTCAACAACCTTCCCGCCGACGGCTACACGCTGCTCTTCGGCGCGGAGAACCCGAACCTTTACAAGGTCACGGGGCTCGCGAAGATAGACTATGCCGATTTTGACCCCGTGCTGCTGATGATGGCCAACGTCGGCGTGGTCGTCGTCCCGAAGGATTCTCCCTACAAAACCTTTAAAGAGCTTATCGACGCCGCGAAGTCCGGCAAGACGGTCAAAATGGGCTCCACCGGCCCCGGAGGCCTGCCCTTCGTCGCGACGACGATGATCGAGAAGGTGCACGGCGTGAAATTCCCGCAGATACAGTTCGACGGCGAAGGTCCCGCGGTGACGGCGATCATGGGCAAGCATATAGACGCCGTCGCGGTCGGACTCCTTTCCTGCGCGAACTTCATCAACGCCGGCAACGTACGCGCCCTCGCGGTGATCTCGCCGGAGCGCGTGCAGGCGGTGAAGCAGGTCCCCGCGATCACGGAGTTCTACGCCAAGGAATATAAGCCCTACCTTCCCTGGGGAGCTTTCTTCGGGGTATTTGTAAAGAAAGGTACGCCGAAAGCGGCCTATGACACGCTTCAGAAGGCATACCTCAAGGCTTACAAGGATCCGAAGTTCGACGAATTCGCGAAGACGATGGGCGGCGTGAAGCTGGGCCTCACGGGCGACGCGGCGCGCAAATACATCAACCAGAACCAGTCCGTCAGCTCTTGGCTGCTCTATGACGCCGGCGGCGCGAAGGAATCGCCCGAGAAATTCGGCATCCCGCGTCCCGCTCATAAATAG